The DNA sequence ACTGACACGGAACGCTTTATGCTTATAAATAATGTTGCCAATAATGGTGGCATTAATAAGGATTGTTACATGAGCACATTAAATGATCACAAATTGCTTACATTGGCGGCTTTTTCTCTGTCGATGTTTAGCCCTATAGCCAATGCAGGGGTAATCGATATTACTTTAGGCAATGGCTCCTCTGGTCTGGTAGATGACGGAATATATAGTTTTGCTCCAACCATCTTTCCAATCCAAAGTGGCCAGCCCGCCCCATTCAACGAAATCTTCGGACATGAAATATTAACTAACCCCGCCAATACTAGTTGGTCATTTAATTATTCAGCTATCGTCGACACCATAGTTAGCGCAACATTTAGTTTTGGTATCTGGGATATTGACTCTGCATCTTCTGGTAGCCAACTTGATGCATTCTCTTTAGATGGCAACAACTTAACATCAGAATTAGACACACTTTTTGAAGCCGGTGGAGGGTCGGTAGATCTACAATATGATGTATATAGCTTTAGTTTAGACAATAGCTTTTTTGCCGATTTAAGCGATGGGGTATTCACTGCTAATTTGGATATCGGTGGTAGTGGTTTGTTAACCAATGGCATAACTGGAGCAATCTCTGAGTCTGCCAATAATAACTATGGTTTAATCTACTCAAACTTAATCATTAATACTGAAGAAACATCTCCCCCGCCTCCTAATCAAGTGCCTGAACCCAGCAGCATATTTTTGTTTATTGCGGCTATGCTGGGCCTTAAGCGTCATATATCCAAATAGCGATGAGTTTGTTTAGTAATACTGATTACTGGGTGAACTTAACCTTTAACCACTAAACGCGCGACCATTTTTAATGGTTGTGCTCTATGTCAACAAAAATTAAAGGATTTATTATGGACGGGTACTTAGGTCAAATTATGATGTTTGGGGCACCATTTGCTCCACTACATTGGGCGTTTTGTGATGGGCAATTGTTACCCATTTCGTCAAATTCATCGCTGTTCGCTCTTTTGGGCAACACTTATGGCGGAGATGGCCGTACCACATTTGCCTTGCCAGACTTACGGGGTCGCGTCCCCATTCACTCAGGAACTGGCCCTGGTTTGCCAACTATGCAGATCGGCCAACGTGGCGGTAGCGAAGCAAACATTTTAACTGAAGCTCAAATGCCTAGCCATAATCACCAAGTTAGCGCTAAAGCTAAATGCGTTGGTAGCAATGGTAACGCTGCAACACCTGCTGGAAATATTTGGGCGATCGACGCAAGTGGTACCACTATTGCTTATTCAAATAAAGCTGCAGATGCTGAGATGAACGCTAATGCAATAGAAGTTCAGCAGCATAACAAGGGGAGTAACTTGGCAGTGAATAATATGCAGCCTTATTTGGCCGTTAATTATATCATTTGTGTTTCAGGCTTGTTCCCATTACGGCAATAACTGCAATGTCACTCTCGCGGTGCCTATAAGTACACAGGCGATGTACCGCAAGCTTCATTTGAGCCATACCTGCCACCGCTTATTTGAAGCGCCAATGCGCTGGTTTAATGGCTACGATATCGGTTTGCACTTTAGTGATGCAAACATCCCAGTAAGTCGCATCACCTGAAAAAGCCATGTATGCCATAGAAGAATTAGAAGAACGCAGCAAGCTACAATTATTACTAAACCAGCATTCTACCCAGCACTAAATCAATATCAGGTGGCCCACTTACAATCGGCCTATCAGGGCAAGCTGTAAAGCCGCGATCATAGGGAACGCTATGTATATCGTTACCGTGCTGTTTACTGTAAAAATTTTACTTGCAGCAATTTATGCCAAAAATGTTAGAAAATGCTCAAGCGTCCTTAGCGCAGGAAGAAGGCTGCCTGCAATTTGATGTTTGCCTATCTACAGAACAAGACAACATCGTCTATTTATACGAGGTATACCACAGCAAGATTTTAACCTGGATTTAAAAAACCGCCATTGTACTGAATTTGCAGATGTTACCGCCCCTTGGGTAGAAGACAAAACAGTCAGCCGCTATCAGCGAATTAACTCATCCACCAGTACAACAAATAGAATAAGGAATATGGTAAGCCACGAGTACACACGGTAAGCTGCTAGTTACCCTTGGTTAAATCGTTTATTGCATGACTGAATCATTGTCTGTTCAACACGCTAGAAAGCTAGTGTTACATTCGCAGCTACTGCCATCCCCCAAAAAAAATGGCAGCGCTATTAGTGCTAGCTTGCTTGCCATCGAACAATTGG is a window from the Agarivorans sp. TSD2052 genome containing:
- a CDS encoding phage tail protein, whose translation is MDGYLGQIMMFGAPFAPLHWAFCDGQLLPISSNSSLFALLGNTYGGDGRTTFALPDLRGRVPIHSGTGPGLPTMQIGQRGGSEANILTEAQMPSHNHQVSAKAKCVGSNGNAATPAGNIWAIDASGTTIAYSNKAADAEMNANAIEVQQHNKGSNLAVNNMQPYLAVNYIICVSGLFPLRQ
- a CDS encoding PEP-CTERM sorting domain-containing protein (PEP-CTERM proteins occur, often in large numbers, in the proteomes of bacteria that also encode an exosortase, a predicted intramembrane cysteine proteinase. The presence of a PEP-CTERM domain at a protein's C-terminus predicts cleavage within the sorting domain, followed by covalent anchoring to some some component of the (usually Gram-negative) cell surface. Many PEP-CTERM proteins exhibit an unusual sequence composition that includes large numbers of potential glycosylation sites. Expression of one such protein has been shown restore the ability of a bacterium to form floc, a type of biofilm.), which encodes MSTLNDHKLLTLAAFSLSMFSPIANAGVIDITLGNGSSGLVDDGIYSFAPTIFPIQSGQPAPFNEIFGHEILTNPANTSWSFNYSAIVDTIVSATFSFGIWDIDSASSGSQLDAFSLDGNNLTSELDTLFEAGGGSVDLQYDVYSFSLDNSFFADLSDGVFTANLDIGGSGLLTNGITGAISESANNNYGLIYSNLIINTEETSPPPPNQVPEPSSIFLFIAAMLGLKRHISK
- a CDS encoding antibiotic biosynthesis monooxygenase, whose protein sequence is MPKMLENAQASLAQEEGCLQFDVCLSTEQDNIVYLYEVYHSKILTWI